A single window of Girardinichthys multiradiatus isolate DD_20200921_A chromosome 15, DD_fGirMul_XY1, whole genome shotgun sequence DNA harbors:
- the LOC124881553 gene encoding solute carrier family 35 member D3 — MNVFKSRLLGISVAVAHGVFSGSLNILLKFLISNYHFGFLTLIQFLTSFTAALTLETLRRLGRIQIPPFSVQLSKEFGSVCILSTLQSTLTLWSLRGLSLPMYVVFKRCLPFFTLCIGVCVLRNALPSVGVVTAVLITTGGAVLAGAGDLTGDPFGYVTGVLAVIIHASYLVLIQKTSLESEYGPLTAQYAITIMASPVLLICSVISMDAFNMWSYEGWKEPEIMIIFILCIFIGCAMNFTTLHCTYINSAVTTSFVGVVKSIATITVGMLAFKDVAPSRLFIGGVVVNTIGSITYCVVKYFETKKKSLYEDLEKTEKDASQPGDPYTEMQPPLNAGEPTTGADLGESGRGEMLSGNGKVEEAPHLSNGLSVGESAQGEGGLKSVVMTEKDVLEMQREHLHKESTTSSQATTDSFVGVWKSIRNVQFTKKENLIDNIELQSP; from the exons ATGAACGTGTTTAAGAGCCGGCTGTTGGGGATCTCCGTGGCCGTGGCGCACGGCGTTTTCTCCGGCTCTCTCAACATCCTGCTCAAGTTCCTCATCAGCAATTATCACTTTGGCTTCCTGACGCTCATCCAGTTCCTGACCAGCTTCACAGCGGCGCTCACTCTGGAGACCCTGAGGCGGCTGGGGAGGATCCAGATCCCTCCGTTCAGCGTGCAGCTCTCCAAG GAGTTTGGGTCGGTGTGCATCCTCTCCACGCTGCAGTCTACTCTCACTCTGTGGTCACTCCGTGGCCTCAGCCTGCCCATGTACGTCGTGTTCAAGCGCTGCCTGCCATTCTTCACGCTGTGCATCGGCGTGTGCGTGCTCAGGAACGCCTTGCCGTCTGTTGGTGTGGTGACTGCTGTGCTCATCACCACCGGGGGCGCTGTACTGGCag GTGCTGGTGACCTCACTGGGGATCCCTTTGGTTACGTCACAGGGGTACTGGCTGTAATCATACACGCCTCctacctggttctgatccaaAAGACCAGTCTTGAGAGCGAATATGGACCTCTGACTGCACAGTACGCCATCACCATCATGGCATCTCCG GTCCTACTCATTTGCTCCGTCATCTCCATGGATGCCTTCAACATGTGGTCATACGAGGGCTGGAAGGAACCTGAGATAATGATCATCTTCATCCTCTGCATCTTCATCGGCTGTGCCATGAACTTCACCACTCTGCACTGCACCTACATCAACTCGGCTGTCACCACTAGCTTCGTCGGCGTGGTCAAGAGCATCGCCACGATCACCGTTGGCATGCTGGCCTTCAAGGATGTGGCTCCGTCGCGGCTGTTCATCGGTGGCGTGGTGGTGAACACCATCGGCTCCATCACCTACTGCGTGGTCAAATACTTTGAGACGAAGAAGAAGAGTTTGTACGAGGATCTGGAGAAGACAGAGAAGGATGCCTCACAGCCTGGGGACCCTTACACAGAGATGCAACCACCACTGAACGCCGGAGAGCCCACCACTGGAGCTGATCTGGGAGAATCAGGGAGAGGAGAAATGCTGAGTGGTAATGGGAAAGTGGAAGAGGCACCTCATTTATCAAACGGATTATCAGTGGGAGAGAGCGCACAAGGAGAGGGAGGCCTGAAATCTGTTGTGATGACTGAAAAAGATGTGCTGGAGATGCAGAGGGAGCACCTCCACAAGGAAAGCACCACCTCTTCTCAGGCCACCACTGATAGCTTTGTAGGAGTATGGAAATCCATCAGAAATGTGCAgtttacaaagaaagaaaacttgATTGATAACATAGAGCTGCAGAGTCCATAA